A window from Branchiostoma floridae strain S238N-H82 chromosome 16, Bfl_VNyyK, whole genome shotgun sequence encodes these proteins:
- the LOC118403045 gene encoding tripartite motif-containing protein 2-like, with translation MGSAPSSLKREVHEELSCSICLELFTRPKVLPCQHTFCQDCLRDHAEVKIPLQCPNCRQQVRLPPQGVAGLPDNHIVANMIEKLQKQEKHLEEISKQAQSGNRCSFHPSEEVKLYCKQCNVPVCTECCEEGHDGHPTTGLKKAAQERSSTVQALINEGRNIVENYLSFLRSLREEEKTLNEKKQQTDNSIIQAYNQMVLKLRKRKDHLLSKSGENHTKNLHRIQTDRDRVLEDLNELSAACDRAEQELQQGWGEFLSQQTALIEVAGKYREKAAPTPVQTQPAVFEPTDTPVPVLGHVRVQSLPSAPSPAATAPIPAKPASSNVAAGGRGHQHG, from the exons AGAGAAGTTCATGAAGAACtgtcctgcagcatctgcctggagctgttcaccaggcctaAGGTGCTGCcatgtcagcacaccttctgtcaggactgtctacgGGACCATGCAGAGGTTAAGATACCCCTCCAGTGCCCAAACTGTCGTCAGCAGGTCAGGCTGCCACCCCAGGGGGTCGCAGGTTTGCCAGACAACCACATAGTGGCCAACATGATTGAGAAACTCCAAAAACAGGAAAAGCATTTAGAGGAAATAAGCAAGCAAGcccagtctggaaacaggtgcagttTTCACCCCTCAGAGGAAGTCAAGCTCTACTGTAAACAGTGTAACGTGCCAGTTTGTACTGAGTGTTGTGAAGAAGGCCATGATGGACATCCTACCACAGGCCTTAAAAAAGCTGCACAGGAAAGGAGTTCTACAGTCCAGGCCTTGATTAATGAGGGAAGGAACATCGTGGAAAATTACTTAAGCTTCCTCAGAAGTCTGAGGGAAGAAGAGAAAACCCTGAATGAAAAGAAACAGCAGACAGACAACAGCATCATTCAGGCCTACAACCAAATGGTGCTGAAACTAAGAAAGAGAAAAGACCACCTCTTGTCTAAATCAGGAGAAAACCACACAAAAAACTTACATAGAATACAGACGGACAGGGACAGAGTGTTGGAAGATCTcaatgaactgtctgctgcctgtgatcGAGCAGAACAAGAGCTGCAGCAGGGGTGGGGCGAGTTTCTCAGTCAGCAAACTGCTTTGATAGAGGTGGCAGGAAAGTACAGAGAAAAAGCAGCACCAACTCctgtacaaacccagcctgctgtctttgagcccacagacaccccagtgcCAGTATTGGGACATGTGAGGGTCCAGTCTCTCCCATCTGCACCAAGCCCTGCAGCAACTGCACCAATCCCAGCAAAACCTGCATCCAGTAATGTTGCAGCAGGGGGCAGGGGGCATCAACATG GTTAA